The following are encoded together in the Serratia sp. UGAL515B_01 genome:
- a CDS encoding universal stress protein gives MYKTILVPVDIAEDVLTEHALKHVEYLAKMSGAKVHFFHALPDASAFVTAYSFGIKEFENQAEVKAIDGLKRIMAEIDLPLERLSYTISFGSPRDEVLQLAEEIEADLIVIGSRRPSVKTYLLGSNAAAIVRHAKTSVLVIR, from the coding sequence ATGTACAAGACCATTTTAGTACCGGTAGATATTGCAGAAGACGTATTAACTGAGCACGCCTTAAAACATGTAGAGTATTTGGCGAAAATGTCGGGTGCTAAAGTACATTTCTTCCACGCTTTACCAGACGCTTCGGCGTTTGTAACCGCATACTCATTTGGTATCAAGGAGTTTGAAAATCAGGCTGAAGTTAAAGCGATAGATGGATTGAAGAGAATTATGGCGGAAATCGATCTGCCATTGGAACGTTTGTCATATACCATCAGTTTCGGTTCGCCTCGCGATGAAGTACTGCAACTTGCTGAAGAGATAGAAGCCGACCTCATCGTGATTGGGTCACGTCGCCCAAGTGTAAAAACTTATCTTCTTGGTTCGAACGCTGCTGCGATTGTGCGTCATGCAAAAACCTCGGTGTTAGTGATCAGGTAG
- the uvrY gene encoding UvrY/SirA/GacA family response regulator transcription factor, whose amino-acid sequence MISVLLVDDHELVRAGIRRILEDIKGIKVVGEAQCGEEAVKWCRSNSVDIVLMDMNMPGMGGLEATRKIVRYAPDIKVIMLTIHTENPLPAKVMQAGAAGYLSKGAAPQEVVNAIRSVHSGQRYIASDIAQQMALSQLEPQAENPFSTLSERELQIMLMITKGKKVNEISEQLNLSPKTVNSYRYRMFSKLNISGDVELTHLAIRHGLFNAETLSSGE is encoded by the coding sequence TTGATTAGCGTTCTTCTTGTTGATGACCACGAACTGGTGCGCGCAGGGATACGACGCATTCTTGAAGATATCAAAGGCATAAAAGTTGTTGGCGAAGCGCAATGCGGCGAAGAGGCTGTCAAATGGTGCCGCAGCAACTCCGTTGATATCGTATTGATGGATATGAATATGCCGGGTATGGGGGGGCTCGAAGCTACCCGCAAGATTGTTCGTTATGCGCCTGATATTAAGGTTATTATGCTGACCATTCATACTGAGAATCCTTTGCCTGCCAAAGTGATGCAGGCTGGCGCTGCTGGCTATCTGAGCAAAGGTGCTGCTCCACAAGAAGTGGTTAATGCTATTCGTTCAGTACATTCAGGGCAGCGCTATATTGCTTCAGATATTGCGCAACAAATGGCATTAAGCCAGTTGGAGCCACAGGCTGAGAATCCGTTCAGTACTTTATCTGAACGCGAGCTGCAAATTATGTTGATGATCACCAAAGGGAAAAAAGTGAATGAGATATCTGAGCAACTGAATCTCAGTCCTAAGACAGTGAACAGTTATCGCTATCGTATGTTCAGCAAGTTGAATATCAGCGGGGATGTTGAATTGACTCATCTGGCCATACGGCATGGGCTGTTTAATGCGGAAACTTTGTCAAGCGGTGAGTGA
- a CDS encoding DMT family transporter: protein MSTIKKNVISSVILKIKPQEAVLILITMLWGVTFLAVHQAMLVSGPFFFVGLRFATATLALVLFSWRSLQGMTWYEVKAGIFIGTSIMFGYGLQTVGLQTISSSQSAFITAMYVPIVPLLQWLVLGRLPGIMSWIGILLAFIGLLLLAGPNSSTTAFSTGEILTLISALAIAVEVILIGAFAGKVNVRRVTIIQLATASLLSFLMMAPTGEVIPAFSNYLLYSAIGLGIASALIQLTMNWAQRSVSPTRATVIYAGEPVWAGIVGRIAGERLPGMALIGAALIVLGVVVSELRIRRRIKREVVAE from the coding sequence GTGTCGACGATCAAAAAAAACGTTATTTCATCGGTGATCCTAAAGATTAAACCGCAAGAAGCTGTGTTGATTCTGATTACCATGCTCTGGGGGGTAACCTTTTTGGCAGTACACCAGGCAATGTTGGTCAGCGGACCCTTCTTTTTTGTCGGTTTGCGTTTCGCGACGGCGACATTGGCGCTGGTGTTATTCTCCTGGCGTTCATTGCAGGGCATGACGTGGTATGAAGTTAAAGCAGGGATATTTATTGGTACCTCAATAATGTTTGGCTATGGCCTGCAAACTGTCGGGCTGCAAACCATAAGCAGCAGCCAGTCTGCGTTTATTACCGCTATGTATGTTCCTATTGTCCCGTTGTTGCAGTGGCTGGTTCTTGGTCGTTTGCCAGGAATAATGTCCTGGATAGGCATCCTGCTAGCTTTTATAGGGCTGCTGCTGCTGGCGGGGCCAAACAGTAGCACAACTGCATTCAGCACCGGCGAGATCCTAACGCTTATTAGTGCATTAGCTATTGCTGTAGAAGTGATCTTGATTGGTGCATTTGCTGGTAAGGTAAACGTGCGGAGAGTGACCATTATTCAGTTGGCAACGGCATCGTTGTTGTCGTTCCTGATGATGGCCCCGACGGGGGAGGTGATACCCGCATTTTCCAATTATCTGCTTTATAGTGCGATAGGACTGGGTATTGCCAGCGCATTGATTCAACTGACCATGAACTGGGCTCAGCGTAGTGTTTCACCTACGCGTGCCACGGTCATCTATGCTGGCGAACCCGTTTGGGCGGGTATTGTTGGGCGTATTGCGGGTGAACGTCTACCGGGGATGGCATTGATCGGTGCTGCGTTGATTGTGCTCGGAGTGGTCGTAAGTGAATTACGTATCCGTCGCAGGATTAAACGGGAAGTTGTGGCAGAGTAG
- a CDS encoding FKBP-type peptidyl-prolyl cis-trans isomerase N-terminal domain-containing protein, translating to MRYRICCSALLTLALPLFAVRAEVANTPESSKLNSLDEISRQVDDAPALLFLTPSQIDNTVEPVKEKSKPTSKPNALVRSGDDSNARIREMKTLQATINQLKAKVSAQEAALKQLRVAESSQKSSSAELVRLQQLIKQSQQENVQLKQQIAALNKEHAQKSQQSLAKLQEQLAIQGKDNDQKTQQLKQLQQTSTKLQEQLTAQTKESEKNAQQVKQLQEQLVSGTKENEQKSQQMLAKLKEQLETKTKDNDQKIQQLEQLQQTSAKLQEQLTAQTKESEKNAQQVKQLQEQLVSGTKENEQKSQQMLAKLKEQLETKTKDNDQKIQQLKQLQQTSTKLQEQLTAQTKESEKNAQQVKQLQEQLLSGAKENEQKSQQMLAKLKEQLETKTKDNDQKIQQLEQLQQTSAKLQEQLTAQTKESEKNAQQVKQLQEQLVSGTKENEQKSQQMLAKLKEQLETKTKESEQQAKQLVELQQAGAKLKEQLAAQVKDSEQKALQMAQLHEKQQAGLDANAKLKEQLAAQAKESEQQALQLAQLKEKEQAGLNANTKLKEQLAAQAKESEQQALQLAQLKEKEQAGLNANTKLKEQLAAQAKESEQQALQLAQLKEKEQAGLNANTKLKEQLAAQAKESEQQALQLAQLKEKEQAGLNANTKLKEQLAAQAKESEQQALQLAQLKEKEQAGLNANTKLKEQLAAQAKESEQQALQLAQLKEKEQAGLNANTKLKEQLAAQAKESEQQALQLAQLKEKEQAGLNANTKLKEQLAAQAKESEQQALQLAQLKEKEQAGLDANTKLKEQLAAQTKENEQQTKQLAQLKEKGQSLSVSTVFEPKTDQEKRDYAIGTALGKDILSLLDSKKSQGVDVNRKLALAGVSDVINGQIKLAKAQIDKALYDSEVELSNQNKKLQAQNEAKGTQYIDKFKKQSHVVKSKQGFYYRIDYAGDTKINEGDTVAVVVKESLTDGKVIKDMDLAGTSISQPLSAYPPLFREALSKLKNHGSMTLVVPPELAYGDKGMPPDIPPGATMVYNVRVLDVIPAPTKER from the coding sequence ATGAGGTACAGGATATGTTGCAGTGCATTGCTGACGCTGGCACTGCCTCTGTTTGCTGTACGGGCAGAGGTTGCTAACACGCCAGAGAGCAGTAAGCTGAATTCACTTGATGAAATATCACGTCAAGTGGATGACGCTCCGGCGCTGCTATTTCTCACGCCTTCACAAATAGATAATACGGTAGAGCCGGTAAAAGAAAAGAGTAAACCAACAAGTAAACCCAATGCCTTGGTAAGGTCTGGGGATGATTCAAACGCACGTATTCGCGAAATGAAAACGTTGCAGGCGACGATTAACCAGTTGAAGGCAAAGGTTAGTGCTCAGGAAGCTGCACTTAAGCAATTACGCGTTGCAGAATCTAGTCAAAAATCCTCTTCGGCTGAACTGGTGCGTTTGCAACAGTTAATAAAACAAAGCCAGCAGGAAAACGTGCAGTTAAAGCAGCAAATTGCTGCACTGAACAAAGAGCATGCCCAAAAAAGCCAACAGTCTCTGGCAAAATTACAGGAGCAGTTAGCAATACAGGGTAAAGATAATGATCAGAAAACCCAACAACTAAAACAATTGCAGCAAACCAGTACCAAACTACAAGAACAATTGACAGCGCAAACCAAAGAGAGTGAAAAGAACGCTCAACAGGTTAAGCAGTTGCAGGAACAACTGGTGTCTGGCACCAAAGAGAATGAGCAAAAAAGTCAGCAAATGTTGGCCAAGTTAAAAGAGCAGTTAGAGACAAAAACTAAAGATAATGATCAGAAAATCCAACAACTGGAACAACTGCAGCAAACCAGCGCCAAACTACAAGAACAATTGACAGCGCAAACCAAAGAGAGTGAAAAGAACGCTCAGCAGGTCAAGCAGTTGCAAGAACAACTGGTGTCTGGCACCAAAGAGAATGAGCAAAAAAGCCAGCAAATGTTGGCCAAATTAAAAGAGCAGTTAGAGACAAAAACCAAAGATAATGATCAGAAAATCCAACAACTGAAACAACTGCAGCAAACCAGTACCAAACTACAAGAACAATTGACAGCGCAAACCAAAGAGAGTGAAAAGAACGCTCAGCAGGTCAAGCAGTTGCAAGAACAACTGCTGTCTGGCGCCAAAGAAAATGAGCAAAAAAGCCAGCAAATGTTGGCCAAGTTAAAAGAGCAGTTAGAGACAAAAACTAAAGATAATGATCAGAAAATCCAACAACTGGAACAACTGCAGCAAACCAGCGCCAAACTACAAGAACAATTGACAGCGCAAACCAAAGAGAGTGAAAAGAACGCTCAGCAGGTTAAGCAGTTGCAGGAACAACTGGTGTCTGGCACCAAAGAGAATGAGCAAAAAAGTCAGCAAATGTTGGCCAAGTTAAAAGAGCAGTTAGAGACAAAAACCAAAGAAAGTGAGCAGCAAGCGAAGCAGCTGGTTGAGTTGCAGCAGGCGGGTGCGAAACTGAAAGAGCAACTCGCCGCACAAGTTAAGGACAGTGAACAGAAAGCCTTGCAGATGGCACAGCTGCATGAGAAACAGCAGGCAGGTCTAGACGCGAATGCCAAACTGAAAGAACAGCTCGCGGCACAGGCTAAAGAAAGTGAACAGCAAGCGCTGCAACTTGCTCAATTGAAAGAGAAAGAGCAGGCAGGTCTAAACGCTAATACTAAACTGAAAGAACAGCTCGCGGCACAGGCTAAAGAAAGTGAACAGCAAGCGCTGCAACTTGCTCAATTGAAAGAGAAAGAGCAGGCAGGTCTAAACGCTAATACTAAACTGAAAGAACAGCTCGCGGCACAGGCTAAAGAAAGTGAACAGCAAGCGCTGCAACTTGCTCAATTGAAAGAGAAAGAGCAGGCAGGTCTAAACGCGAATACTAAACTGAAAGAACAGCTCGCGGCACAGGCTAAAGAAAGTGAACAGCAAGCGCTGCAACTTGCTCAATTGAAAGAGAAAGAGCAGGCAGGTCTAAACGCGAATACTAAACTGAAAGAACAGCTCGCGGCACAGGCTAAAGAAAGTGAACAGCAAGCGCTGCAACTTGCTCAATTGAAAGAGAAAGAGCAGGCAGGTCTAAACGCGAATACTAAACTGAAAGAACAGCTCGCGGCACAGGCTAAAGAAAGTGAACAGCAAGCGCTGCAACTTGCTCAATTGAAAGAGAAAGAGCAGGCAGGTCTAAACGCGAATACTAAACTGAAAGAACAGCTCGCGGCACAGGCTAAAGAAAGTGAACAGCAAGCGCTGCAACTTGCTCAATTGAAAGAGAAAGAGCAAGCAGGTCTAAACGCGAATACTAAACTGAAAGAACAGCTCGCGGCACAGGCTAAAGAAAGTGAACAGCAAGCGCTACAGCTTGCTCAACTGAAAGAGAAAGAGCAGGCAGGTCTGGACGCGAATACCAAGCTGAAAGAGCAACTCGCGGCACAAACTAAAGAGAATGAACAGCAAACCAAACAGCTCGCGCAGCTAAAAGAGAAAGGGCAATCTTTAAGCGTTTCTACAGTGTTTGAGCCGAAAACGGACCAGGAAAAACGTGATTACGCGATAGGTACCGCATTAGGTAAAGACATACTAAGTTTGCTTGATAGCAAAAAGTCGCAAGGTGTAGACGTCAATCGCAAGTTGGCGTTGGCAGGTGTTTCTGATGTGATCAATGGTCAGATCAAGTTAGCCAAAGCACAGATAGATAAAGCGCTCTATGACAGCGAAGTGGAGTTGAGTAACCAAAATAAAAAGCTCCAAGCGCAAAACGAAGCTAAAGGTACTCAATATATCGATAAATTCAAAAAACAGTCCCATGTCGTCAAATCCAAGCAGGGATTCTATTATCGTATTGATTACGCAGGCGATACGAAAATTAATGAAGGCGATACTGTAGCTGTGGTAGTAAAAGAAAGCCTTACAGATGGTAAAGTGATTAAAGACATGGATTTGGCCGGTACTTCAATTTCGCAGCCATTGAGTGCTTATCCACCACTGTTTCGTGAGGCTCTCAGCAAACTGAAAAACCATGGCAGCATGACATTAGTCGTACCGCCTGAATTGGCATATGGTGATAAAGGCATGCCGCCGGATATTCCACCTGGAGCGACTATGGTCTATAACGTTCGTGTTCTGGATGTGATACCAGCCCCAACTAAAGAACGTTAA
- a CDS encoding DUF2594 family protein, whose amino-acid sequence MNTIDFTTSTTPEALATEIICLKATLTLLLKAIGQADAGKVIIKLEHFAAQIEDPAQAEIFKNSIQQIKHAYRQ is encoded by the coding sequence ATGAATACAATTGACTTCACTACGTCTACTACACCAGAAGCACTGGCAACTGAAATTATTTGTCTTAAAGCCACACTGACGCTTCTCTTGAAAGCAATTGGGCAAGCAGATGCGGGAAAAGTCATCATTAAGCTTGAACACTTCGCCGCTCAGATTGAAGATCCTGCGCAGGCTGAAATCTTCAAAAACAGTATACAACAAATCAAACACGCCTACCGTCAGTAA
- a CDS encoding AMP nucleosidase — MNTRPDETLTALQAIDKLEALYDTSVCALRKAIKVYIMQSILPDAQERANGLFSYPELRIRWDGKQPNRSRARAYGRFTRPGNYTTTITRPQLFRHYLVEQLTFLESEYAAVIEVGPSMQEIPFPYVIDGSDLSLDRTMSSGLTKHFPTTELAHIGDETADGLYPFTNHLPLSHFDALRTDFSLARLRHYTGTPVEHFQHFILFTNYTRYVDEFVRWGCSQIANPDSPYTALSCAGGNYVTAENPNPEQTVSDLAWKNHQMPAYHLIADGGQGITLVNIGVGPSNAKTICDHLAVLRPHSWLMIGHCGGLRESQSIGDYVLAHAYLRDDHVLDSVLPPDIPIPSIAEVQRALYDATKAVSGMQGEAVKQRLRTGTVVTTDDRNWELRYSASALRFNLSRAVAVDMESATIAAQGYRFRVPYGTLLCVSDKPLHGEIKLPGQANRFYEGAISEHLQIGIRAIDLLRAEGEHLHSRKLRTFNEPPFR, encoded by the coding sequence ATGAATACACGGCCAGACGAAACACTGACAGCCTTACAGGCTATCGATAAACTCGAAGCGTTATACGACACTTCAGTTTGCGCATTACGTAAAGCCATTAAGGTGTATATCATGCAAAGTATACTTCCGGATGCTCAGGAGCGAGCCAATGGCCTGTTTTCTTACCCAGAATTACGTATTCGTTGGGACGGAAAACAGCCTAACAGATCTAGAGCACGTGCCTACGGGCGTTTTACCCGTCCTGGAAACTATACGACAACCATCACGCGGCCACAGCTATTTCGCCACTATCTGGTTGAACAATTGACCTTTCTGGAAAGTGAATATGCCGCCGTGATTGAAGTAGGTCCATCGATGCAAGAAATCCCCTTTCCTTATGTGATCGACGGTTCCGATCTGTCATTAGACAGAACGATGAGCTCCGGGTTAACGAAGCACTTTCCCACTACCGAATTAGCACATATAGGAGATGAAACCGCAGACGGTTTATACCCATTTACCAACCATTTACCGCTTTCACATTTTGATGCATTACGTACAGATTTCTCACTGGCACGCTTAAGACACTACACAGGTACACCAGTAGAACATTTCCAGCACTTTATTTTGTTCACTAATTACACGCGTTACGTTGATGAGTTCGTTCGCTGGGGATGCAGCCAAATTGCCAATCCAGACAGCCCTTATACCGCACTATCGTGCGCCGGAGGAAATTACGTAACGGCGGAAAACCCTAATCCAGAGCAAACAGTATCCGACCTTGCCTGGAAAAACCACCAAATGCCGGCATATCACCTTATTGCCGATGGTGGTCAGGGGATCACGCTAGTCAACATCGGTGTCGGCCCTTCAAATGCTAAAACCATCTGCGACCATCTGGCAGTACTACGCCCACACTCGTGGTTGATGATTGGCCACTGCGGTGGCCTACGGGAAAGCCAATCTATCGGCGATTATGTTCTAGCCCACGCCTATCTGCGTGACGATCATGTGCTTGATTCAGTCTTGCCGCCAGACATTCCGATCCCAAGCATAGCTGAAGTCCAACGCGCGCTCTACGACGCTACCAAAGCGGTGAGTGGTATGCAGGGTGAGGCCGTGAAACAGCGCTTACGTACCGGGACTGTTGTTACAACTGACGATCGCAATTGGGAACTGCGTTATTCAGCATCTGCATTACGATTTAACCTTAGCCGCGCAGTCGCCGTCGATATGGAAAGTGCGACCATCGCAGCGCAGGGTTATCGCTTCCGGGTCCCCTATGGCACCCTTTTATGCGTATCTGATAAACCACTTCATGGTGAGATCAAGCTACCAGGCCAGGCAAACCGTTTCTATGAAGGAGCGATTTCTGAACATTTGCAAATCGGGATACGCGCTATAGACCTGTTGCGGGCTGAGGGAGAACATCTACACTCTCGCAAGCTTCGCACCTTCAACGAGCCCCCATTCCGTTGA
- the cycA gene encoding D-serine/D-alanine/glycine transporter yields the protein MVEHSKIAAGAAPDSEDHLRRNLTNRHIQLIAIGGAIGTGLFMGSGKTISLAGPSIIFVYMIIGFMLFFVMRAMGELLLSNLQYKSFSDFAADLLGPWAGFFTGWTYWFCWVVTGIADVVAITAYAQFWFPDLSQWIASLLCVLLLLTLNMATVKMFGEMEFWFAMIKIVAIVSLIIAGLVMVAMHFESPNGSVASFSHLWNDGGMFPKGISGFFAGFQIAVFAFVGIELVGTTAAETKDPEKVLPRAINSIPIRIIMFYVFALIVIMSVTPWRSVVADKSPFVELFVLIGLPAAASVINFVVLTSAASSANSGVFSTSRMLFGLAQEGDAPKSFANLSKRAVPANGLTFSCICLLGGVVLIYLIPNVMTVFTLVTTVSAILFMFVWTIILCSYLVYRKQRPTLHQKSIYKMPAGKLMCWVCMAFFAFVLVLLSLRDDTRQALMVTPLWFIILGIGYQFVRRNKMA from the coding sequence ATGGTAGAACACTCCAAAATAGCCGCAGGCGCCGCGCCAGACTCAGAAGATCATTTACGAAGAAACCTGACTAATCGACATATTCAACTCATTGCTATTGGTGGTGCAATTGGCACAGGTTTGTTTATGGGATCGGGTAAAACGATTAGCTTGGCTGGCCCTTCAATCATCTTTGTCTATATGATCATCGGCTTCATGCTGTTTTTCGTGATGCGTGCCATGGGGGAACTACTACTTTCCAACCTGCAATACAAATCCTTCAGCGATTTTGCTGCCGACCTGCTCGGCCCATGGGCGGGATTTTTCACTGGTTGGACTTATTGGTTCTGCTGGGTGGTTACTGGTATCGCAGATGTGGTTGCTATTACCGCTTATGCACAATTCTGGTTCCCCGATCTGTCTCAATGGATAGCGTCTTTACTTTGCGTCCTACTCTTACTGACACTCAATATGGCAACAGTGAAAATGTTTGGTGAGATGGAGTTTTGGTTTGCAATGATCAAAATTGTGGCAATTGTTAGCTTGATTATCGCCGGGTTGGTGATGGTTGCCATGCATTTTGAATCACCTAACGGCAGCGTAGCTTCCTTTTCACATCTTTGGAATGACGGCGGTATGTTCCCGAAAGGTATCAGCGGCTTCTTTGCTGGTTTCCAGATTGCCGTCTTCGCTTTTGTAGGGATTGAGCTAGTTGGCACAACCGCTGCTGAGACCAAAGATCCGGAAAAAGTACTGCCACGTGCCATTAACTCAATACCGATCCGAATTATTATGTTTTACGTTTTTGCACTGATCGTAATTATGTCAGTGACGCCATGGCGTTCAGTGGTGGCTGACAAGAGTCCTTTTGTAGAGTTGTTTGTACTCATCGGCCTACCCGCTGCTGCCAGTGTGATTAACTTTGTGGTACTGACTTCTGCCGCTTCTTCTGCAAACAGTGGCGTATTTTCGACTAGCCGCATGCTGTTCGGTTTAGCGCAAGAGGGTGATGCACCCAAGTCTTTTGCCAACCTTTCAAAACGCGCAGTACCAGCAAACGGCCTGACTTTTTCCTGTATCTGTCTGCTGGGCGGCGTAGTGCTGATTTACCTGATACCTAATGTTATGACCGTATTTACGCTTGTCACTACAGTATCAGCCATTCTGTTTATGTTTGTCTGGACGATCATTTTGTGCTCGTATTTGGTCTACCGCAAACAACGCCCAACTTTGCACCAAAAATCCATCTACAAAATGCCCGCTGGTAAACTGATGTGCTGGGTCTGTATGGCGTTTTTCGCTTTTGTCCTGGTGTTGCTGTCACTGCGCGATGATACCCGCCAAGCACTGATGGTTACGCCACTGTGGTTTATCATTCTGGGGATCGGCTATCAATTTGTACGCCGCAATAAAATGGCCTGA